The Meiothermus cerbereus DSM 11376 genome includes a region encoding these proteins:
- a CDS encoding helix-turn-helix domain-containing protein, with protein MPSKAIALHAHLSLEELEQRYRSCKDAKEKTRWQVIWLYAQQTREHRPSTLAVSQATGFSQNWVYKLIRRYNAEGPQGLIDKHRYNPGGDKRALLNQEEQQALR; from the coding sequence ATGCCAAGCAAAGCCATAGCCCTACACGCCCACCTGAGCCTGGAAGAACTCGAACAGCGCTACCGTAGCTGCAAGGATGCCAAGGAGAAGACCCGCTGGCAGGTGATCTGGTTGTACGCCCAGCAGACCCGGGAGCACCGCCCCAGCACCCTGGCGGTGAGCCAGGCCACCGGGTTTAGCCAGAACTGGGTCTACAAGCTCATCCGGCGCTACAACGCCGAGGGACCCCAGGGGCTCATCGATAAGCACCGCTACAACCCAGGAGGGGATAAGCGGGCCTTGCTGAACCAGGAGGAGCAACAAGCCCTCCG
- the metK gene encoding methionine adenosyltransferase: MQRLVTSESVTEGHPDKLADRISDAVLDAILAEDAKARVACETLVTTGLVMVAGEITTDSYVDIPRLVRQTVLEVGYTRAKYGFDGDTCAVLTAIDEQSPDIAGGVNESWEWRVLGSKDEFDRVGAGDQGLMFGYATDETPELMPLPISLAHRLTRRLAEARKTGEIPYLRPDGKAQVTVVYEGQKPLYVGTALVSTQHSEEVEADQIHHDIRTKVIEKAIPEQYLSKETQYLVNPSGKFVIGGPHGDTGLTGRKIIVDTYGGAVPHGGGAFSGKDPTKVDRSAAYYARYIAKNIVAAGLAKRALIELAYAIGKARPVGMRVETFGTGVVSDEKITEAAQKVFDARPRAIIENLNLERPIYTPTSAYGHFGREGFPWENTDKVEELRKLLP; the protein is encoded by the coding sequence TTGCAACGACTGGTAACTTCGGAATCGGTGACGGAAGGCCACCCCGACAAACTGGCCGACCGCATCTCGGATGCGGTGCTGGATGCGATTCTGGCAGAGGATGCCAAGGCCCGGGTGGCCTGCGAAACCCTGGTGACCACGGGCCTGGTGATGGTGGCGGGCGAGATTACCACCGATAGTTATGTGGACATCCCCCGCCTGGTGCGCCAGACCGTGCTCGAGGTGGGCTATACCCGGGCCAAATATGGCTTCGATGGCGATACCTGTGCGGTGCTGACCGCCATAGACGAGCAGTCGCCGGATATTGCAGGCGGGGTCAACGAGTCGTGGGAGTGGCGGGTGCTGGGTTCTAAAGACGAGTTTGACCGAGTGGGTGCAGGTGACCAGGGGCTGATGTTTGGCTACGCCACCGACGAAACCCCCGAACTGATGCCGCTGCCCATCTCGCTGGCCCATCGCCTGACCCGCCGCCTGGCCGAAGCCCGTAAGACTGGGGAAATTCCCTACCTGCGCCCCGACGGCAAGGCCCAGGTCACGGTGGTCTACGAGGGGCAGAAACCCCTGTATGTGGGCACTGCTCTGGTCTCCACCCAGCACTCCGAAGAGGTCGAGGCTGACCAGATTCACCACGACATCCGCACCAAGGTAATCGAGAAGGCCATCCCCGAGCAGTACCTGAGCAAGGAAACCCAGTACCTGGTTAATCCCTCGGGTAAGTTTGTAATTGGGGGGCCGCATGGCGATACCGGTCTGACCGGGCGCAAAATTATCGTAGATACCTATGGCGGGGCTGTACCGCACGGCGGAGGGGCCTTTAGCGGTAAAGACCCCACCAAAGTAGACCGCTCGGCGGCCTACTATGCCCGCTACATCGCCAAGAACATCGTGGCGGCGGGCCTGGCCAAGCGTGCCCTGATCGAGCTGGCCTATGCCATCGGCAAGGCCCGTCCGGTGGGGATGCGGGTCGAAACCTTTGGCACCGGTGTTGTGTCCGACGAAAAAATTACCGAGGCAGCCCAGAAAGTATTCGACGCCCGCCCCAGGGCCATCATCGAGAACCTGAACCTAGAGCGCCCCATCTACACCCCCACCTCGGCCTATGGACACTTTGGCCGGGAGGGTTTCCCCTGGGAGAACACCGACAAGGTCGAGGAGCTGCGCAAGCTACTGCCGTAG
- a CDS encoding HD domain-containing phosphohydrolase, which yields MQGSYPGLLALLRDLVGSLSQEALLTEALEGALRLIPGAQAGSTLLREGSAYRFVAMRGHNIALPRYSLSLQDELRWYGGSLQEALSARPKITQAKVEFSGLSQQDRQSLQGVNWALNIPIPLGDKVEAWLSLDRLEATPFPAEALPLAQELGLSLGVVLQTLKERRITQARLEREEGLARVLGVLSTFREADALWNSLPNLILEILGGKRALALRREGDQLRVCAAVNWEAAGLSVPRGNGAAWLALEERRVQMAGLDDPRLYLNISGAPEEYAALVPLLDAHGEGFGVVVACAQASFELDDASVLEAFGRGVGQVLARLEAQAGQQRELARLQSLALASQCLTAAQTTEELLQLTVKEALGQTRASTSLVTLYRPKDDVLEVVAAAGFAAERAAGTRHKRGQGLAWRVLEQRSPLYLPDASREPSAVFTSGNRARAAYLGVPMGDPEGQMVGVLSVDTAGMGGEIQPQDRYALEALARVAGVMFSRLQALERAKRETERYRRLVLMSADLETLDEPVCMAQRALETLIDLTGLSAGGFYRLELKDTSKGSGLMQLVRGHERDKEGRLQHFASLPVSLGSGFMGKALATGKVQYIEDYQTWDGAWPTLLAYRLRTLLTAPLFVQGAPYGALTLASFDHKAYISEEHLALLEAVARRLERALERVAHLEEITRTREDALRALGLGLELRDLETSGHTDRVVALTEALGQRLGFPDLEGLRMGAYLHDLGKLAIPDSILLKPGTLTDAEWRIMQSHCDIGFGMLENLGFLSQTARNIVRYHHERVDGSGYPFGLKGDEIPLEARLFAVVDVYDALVHSRPYKAAWSHQEALRELRRQSGQTLDAPIVQAFLEVITSRVRK from the coding sequence ATGCAGGGGTCTTATCCGGGCCTGTTGGCCCTATTGCGCGATTTGGTGGGCAGTCTCAGCCAGGAAGCCCTGCTCACGGAGGCTTTGGAAGGGGCTTTGCGCTTGATTCCGGGGGCTCAGGCCGGTTCGACTTTGCTGCGTGAAGGAAGCGCATACCGTTTTGTGGCTATGCGGGGGCACAACATTGCCTTGCCCAGGTATTCCCTGAGCTTGCAAGACGAGCTGCGCTGGTACGGGGGCAGTTTGCAGGAGGCCTTGTCGGCCCGCCCCAAAATAACTCAGGCTAAGGTTGAGTTCAGTGGTTTATCGCAGCAGGATCGCCAGTCCCTACAGGGCGTTAACTGGGCGCTGAACATTCCGATACCCTTGGGGGATAAGGTAGAGGCCTGGCTAAGCCTGGATCGCCTCGAGGCCACCCCCTTTCCGGCAGAAGCCTTGCCGCTGGCCCAGGAGCTCGGGCTAAGCCTGGGTGTGGTGTTGCAAACGCTCAAAGAGCGAAGAATAACCCAGGCCCGCCTCGAGCGGGAAGAAGGCCTGGCCCGTGTGCTGGGGGTGCTGTCCACCTTTCGCGAGGCTGACGCACTCTGGAATTCGCTGCCTAATCTGATTCTAGAAATTTTAGGGGGGAAGCGCGCCCTAGCTTTGCGCCGCGAAGGGGATCAGCTACGGGTATGTGCTGCTGTGAACTGGGAAGCAGCGGGCTTATCGGTGCCTCGAGGGAACGGGGCTGCCTGGCTGGCCCTGGAGGAGCGTCGGGTGCAGATGGCGGGCCTTGATGATCCTCGGCTGTACCTAAATATTTCGGGTGCCCCTGAGGAGTACGCGGCTTTAGTTCCCCTTCTGGATGCCCACGGCGAGGGCTTTGGGGTGGTGGTGGCCTGCGCCCAGGCCTCTTTTGAACTGGACGATGCGTCGGTGTTGGAGGCCTTTGGCCGTGGGGTGGGGCAGGTACTGGCCCGCCTGGAAGCCCAAGCAGGCCAGCAGCGTGAACTGGCCCGTTTGCAAAGCCTTGCCCTGGCCAGTCAGTGCCTTACAGCAGCGCAAACTACCGAGGAGTTGCTGCAGCTCACAGTTAAGGAAGCCCTGGGGCAGACCAGGGCTTCAACCAGCCTGGTAACGCTCTATCGGCCCAAAGATGACGTGCTCGAGGTGGTGGCGGCGGCGGGCTTTGCCGCCGAGAGGGCAGCCGGTACCCGGCACAAGCGGGGCCAGGGGCTGGCCTGGCGGGTGCTGGAGCAGCGCAGCCCACTGTACCTGCCCGACGCTTCCCGCGAGCCCAGCGCTGTGTTTACCTCGGGCAATCGGGCCCGGGCGGCCTACCTGGGAGTGCCGATGGGTGACCCCGAGGGCCAGATGGTGGGGGTGCTGTCGGTGGACACAGCAGGGATGGGCGGGGAGATACAGCCGCAGGATCGCTATGCCCTGGAGGCACTGGCTCGGGTGGCTGGGGTGATGTTTTCACGCCTGCAAGCCCTCGAGCGGGCCAAACGGGAGACCGAGCGCTACCGCAGACTGGTGCTGATGTCTGCCGACCTCGAGACCCTGGACGAGCCTGTCTGTATGGCCCAGCGGGCCCTGGAGACGCTTATTGACCTTACGGGGCTTTCGGCTGGTGGCTTTTACCGATTGGAGCTCAAAGATACCAGCAAAGGCAGCGGTTTAATGCAGCTTGTTCGAGGGCATGAGCGGGACAAAGAGGGCCGCTTGCAGCACTTTGCCAGCCTGCCGGTGTCGTTGGGGAGCGGGTTCATGGGCAAGGCCCTGGCTACTGGCAAAGTCCAGTATATTGAGGACTACCAAACCTGGGATGGGGCCTGGCCTACGCTGTTGGCTTATAGACTGAGAACCCTGCTCACCGCGCCTTTGTTTGTGCAGGGGGCGCCTTACGGAGCCCTTACGCTGGCCAGCTTTGACCATAAGGCCTACATATCAGAAGAACACCTGGCTTTATTAGAGGCAGTTGCGCGGCGGCTCGAGCGAGCCCTGGAGCGGGTGGCGCACCTCGAGGAAATCACCCGTACCCGCGAGGATGCGCTGCGGGCTTTGGGGCTGGGTCTGGAGCTGCGCGATCTGGAGACCAGTGGTCATACCGACCGGGTGGTGGCCCTGACCGAAGCCCTGGGGCAGCGCCTGGGCTTTCCCGACCTCGAGGGGCTGCGCATGGGGGCCTACCTGCACGACCTGGGTAAGCTGGCCATTCCCGACTCCATTTTGCTCAAACCCGGAACCCTTACCGATGCTGAATGGCGCATCATGCAAAGCCACTGCGATATCGGCTTTGGCATGCTGGAAAACCTGGGCTTTTTGTCCCAGACGGCCCGTAATATCGTGCGCTACCACCACGAGCGGGTGGACGGATCGGGCTATCCTTTTGGCCTGAAGGGCGACGAGATTCCCCTCGAGGCCCGTCTTTTTGCGGTGGTAGATGTTTACGATGCGCTGGTTCACTCCCGCCCTTACAAGGCCGCCTGGAGCCACCAGGAAGCCTTGCGCGAGCTGCGCAGGCAGTCCGGCCAGACCCTGGATGCCCCCATCGTGCAGGCGTTTCTCGAGGTGATAACCAGCCGGGTTAGAAAGTGA
- a CDS encoding bifunctional metallophosphatase/5'-nucleotidase produces the protein MRRRDVLKAGLVSGAALAGLTRAQGGNFTMTIVHINDTHARLEPTGGLTLGGQANQRLGGFARVISLFDRLRGTATNPLFLHAGDVFQGTLYFNQYQGLADRHLLHRMGIRAMAPGNHEYNLGPDGLANFLNGVRFPVVSANTDVSREPKLAGRIKPYAVVSVGGQQVGIIGLTTPETSILSSPGPNVRFTDPVPATQQAVVELLARGVKYIVVLSHLGYLQDQELARKVTGVQVIVGGHSHTLLGQTPFPELRPGGAYPTIIKNPENKDVLVVQAWEWAKVVGRLQVTFNERGELVAHQGQVIPMTANLPEDRFALDAIAAYGLPIAALRAQVVSRAAVALNGERNDVRRRETNLANLIADAMLWKTRQAGTTIALQNGGGIRATIPAGNITVGQVNEVLPFGNTLTVLDLKGSEILAALENGVSQWEQIAGRFLSGVAGIRYTFDLARPAGSRVTQVQVQTPTGFQPLDPGATYRVVTNSFIAGGGDGFAVLRDAKGFRVDTGFSDAEVLIEYLRTQPSWEPRLENRITILNEPRGQRWEGPFYVDSFLRVRV, from the coding sequence ATGCGTCGTAGAGATGTACTCAAAGCAGGCTTGGTTAGCGGAGCAGCCCTGGCCGGATTGACCCGGGCCCAGGGCGGCAATTTTACTATGACCATAGTCCATATCAACGATACCCATGCCCGGCTCGAGCCCACCGGCGGTCTGACCCTGGGGGGGCAGGCAAACCAGCGCCTCGGTGGCTTTGCTCGAGTGATTTCACTTTTTGACCGGTTGCGCGGTACGGCTACCAACCCCTTGTTTTTGCATGCAGGCGATGTGTTCCAGGGCACCCTCTACTTCAATCAGTACCAGGGGCTGGCCGATCGGCACCTTTTGCACCGCATGGGCATCCGGGCTATGGCCCCCGGCAACCACGAGTACAACTTGGGGCCCGATGGGCTGGCCAACTTTTTGAATGGGGTGCGCTTCCCGGTGGTCTCGGCCAATACCGATGTCTCGAGGGAACCCAAGCTGGCGGGGCGCATTAAGCCCTACGCGGTGGTGAGTGTGGGAGGACAGCAGGTGGGTATCATTGGCCTCACCACCCCCGAAACCTCTATCCTCTCGAGCCCCGGCCCCAACGTCCGCTTTACCGACCCGGTTCCGGCTACCCAGCAAGCCGTGGTGGAGCTCTTGGCTCGAGGCGTGAAGTACATTGTGGTGCTCTCGCACCTGGGCTATCTGCAAGACCAGGAGCTGGCCCGCAAGGTAACGGGCGTGCAAGTGATTGTGGGTGGCCACAGCCATACCCTACTGGGCCAGACCCCCTTCCCAGAGCTGCGCCCGGGCGGGGCCTACCCCACCATCATCAAGAACCCCGAGAACAAAGATGTGCTGGTGGTGCAGGCCTGGGAGTGGGCCAAGGTGGTGGGTCGCCTGCAGGTTACCTTCAACGAGCGGGGTGAGCTGGTGGCCCACCAGGGCCAGGTAATCCCCATGACCGCCAACCTGCCCGAAGACCGCTTCGCCCTCGACGCCATTGCCGCCTATGGTCTGCCCATCGCGGCACTGCGGGCCCAGGTGGTTTCCAGGGCAGCCGTAGCACTCAACGGTGAGCGCAACGACGTGCGCCGCCGCGAGACCAACCTGGCCAACCTGATTGCCGATGCGATGCTGTGGAAAACCCGTCAGGCTGGTACTACCATTGCGCTGCAAAACGGTGGGGGCATTCGGGCCACCATCCCAGCAGGTAACATTACGGTGGGGCAGGTGAACGAGGTGCTGCCTTTTGGCAACACCCTGACGGTGCTCGATCTCAAAGGCAGCGAAATTCTGGCTGCGCTGGAAAACGGCGTTTCCCAGTGGGAGCAGATTGCGGGCCGTTTCCTGTCGGGGGTGGCGGGTATCCGCTATACCTTCGATCTGGCTCGTCCGGCAGGAAGCCGGGTTACCCAGGTTCAGGTTCAGACCCCCACGGGCTTCCAACCCCTCGACCCGGGCGCCACCTACCGCGTGGTGACCAACAGCTTTATCGCTGGCGGCGGCGACGGCTTTGCTGTCTTGCGCGATGCCAAAGGCTTCCGGGTGGATACGGGCTTTAGCGATGCTGAAGTGCTGATTGAGTACCTGCGTACCCAGCCTTCCTGGGAGCCGCGCCTGGAGAACCGTATTACCATCCTCAACGAGCCCCGGGGCCAGCGCTGGGAAGGGCCCTTCTACGTGGACAGCTTTTTACGGGTAAGGGTCTAG
- a CDS encoding PQQ-dependent sugar dehydrogenase, translating into MRYLAAFLVTVAVGCQDMPPNPNPPPAGEPQLHLKLVVSSGLTQPLYLTHAGDGSGDLYVVEKAGRIRIIEGRTLRTQPFLDITGKTAKGGEQGLLGLAFHPNYRNNGFFYVNYTNTSGDTIIARYSANRSTKLADPSTEQVVLSVDQPYDNHNAGWLGFGPDKMLYIPLGDGGSGGDPENYAQRLLPQDGNRHMLGKVLRLDVNGSETGLNYRIPADNPSLGGRVSELWALGLRNPWRASFDRQTGDLWIGDVGQGTQEEISLGPGGGKGLNYGWKIMEGNHCYDNSIPPGCNGASLTPPVHAYGRSDGYSVTGGYVYRGSRFPRMRGRYFFTDFGSGHLWSLRLVNGTWTRKTEIGSAGTGLASFGEDEQGELYLISLFGGQVWQLEDQL; encoded by the coding sequence ATGCGCTATTTAGCAGCTTTTCTGGTAACCGTGGCGGTTGGCTGTCAGGACATGCCTCCCAATCCCAACCCGCCTCCTGCGGGCGAGCCGCAGCTTCATCTGAAACTGGTTGTTTCCTCCGGTCTGACCCAGCCGCTTTACCTGACGCATGCCGGGGATGGTAGCGGCGATCTATACGTGGTGGAAAAAGCCGGTCGAATACGCATCATTGAGGGCCGCACCCTGCGCACACAGCCCTTCCTCGACATCACCGGAAAAACCGCCAAGGGCGGTGAGCAAGGCCTGCTGGGCCTGGCCTTCCATCCCAACTACCGCAACAACGGCTTTTTTTATGTGAACTACACCAACACCTCTGGCGACACCATCATTGCCCGCTACAGCGCCAACCGCAGCACCAAGCTAGCCGACCCCAGCACCGAGCAGGTCGTTCTGAGCGTAGACCAGCCCTACGATAACCACAATGCTGGCTGGCTGGGCTTTGGCCCCGACAAAATGCTCTATATCCCCCTGGGCGACGGGGGTTCTGGGGGCGATCCAGAAAACTATGCCCAGCGCCTCCTTCCCCAGGATGGGAACCGCCACATGCTGGGCAAGGTGCTGCGCCTCGACGTCAACGGCAGCGAAACAGGCCTCAACTACCGCATTCCTGCAGATAACCCCAGCCTGGGCGGGCGGGTTTCGGAACTCTGGGCCCTGGGCCTGCGCAACCCCTGGCGGGCCAGCTTCGACCGGCAAACCGGCGACCTCTGGATTGGCGACGTGGGTCAGGGCACCCAGGAAGAAATAAGCCTGGGCCCCGGCGGCGGCAAGGGCCTTAACTACGGCTGGAAAATCATGGAGGGCAACCACTGCTACGACAACAGCATTCCCCCTGGCTGCAATGGCGCCAGCCTGACCCCGCCGGTACACGCCTATGGGCGCAGCGATGGTTACTCGGTTACGGGGGGATATGTTTACCGGGGTTCGCGCTTCCCCCGTATGCGGGGCCGCTATTTTTTCACCGACTTCGGCTCCGGCCACCTCTGGAGCCTGCGCCTGGTAAACGGCACCTGGACACGCAAAACCGAGATTGGCTCTGCCGGGACGGGCCTGGCCTCCTTCGGCGAAGACGAGCAAGGCGAGCTGTACCTGATTAGCTTATTTGGAGGGCAGGTCTGGCAGCTCGAGGACCAGCTCTAG
- a CDS encoding PQQ-dependent sugar dehydrogenase, with translation MRKMVWFALLWLGLASAQSINLVPIANNLSRPLFLTYAPDDTGRLFILEQGGTIRIWQNGRLLAEPFLDVSNLVSCCGERGLLGLAFHPDFRQNNLFFINYTNRNGNTVIARYRANGNRAEAGSAQIFLTVEQPYANHNGGMIAFGPDGMLYIGMGDGGSGGDPLNAGQRLDTLLGKILRLEVNRSEGNRAYAIPADNPVLAGRRSEIWSYGWRNPWRFSFDRQTGDMWIADVGQNAVEEVNFQPASSKGGENYGWRIMEGDRCFNPPQNCNREGLVMPVLTYTHDQGRSITGGYRYRGNAMPAFRGTYFYGDYVSGRIWAATPQGDRWQSREVLKTDLNISSFGEDAAGELYVIDHRGTVYRMAQR, from the coding sequence ATGCGAAAGATGGTCTGGTTTGCCCTGCTGTGGCTTGGCCTGGCTTCTGCCCAATCCATCAACCTGGTTCCAATCGCCAACAACCTCAGCCGCCCGTTGTTTCTGACCTACGCACCCGACGACACCGGGCGGCTTTTTATCCTCGAGCAAGGCGGCACCATCCGCATCTGGCAGAATGGGCGGCTGCTGGCCGAGCCGTTCCTGGATGTGAGCAACCTGGTTTCTTGCTGTGGTGAACGGGGTCTGCTGGGGCTGGCTTTTCATCCCGACTTTCGTCAGAACAACCTCTTCTTTATCAATTACACCAACCGCAATGGCAACACCGTAATCGCCCGCTATCGCGCCAATGGCAACCGTGCCGAGGCTGGCTCTGCCCAAATTTTTCTTACCGTTGAACAGCCCTATGCCAACCACAACGGCGGTATGATCGCCTTTGGTCCGGATGGCATGCTGTACATTGGCATGGGTGACGGAGGTTCGGGCGGCGACCCACTCAACGCCGGGCAGCGGCTCGACACCTTGCTGGGCAAAATCCTGCGCCTCGAGGTAAACCGCAGTGAGGGCAACAGGGCCTACGCCATCCCCGCCGACAATCCTGTGCTGGCTGGGCGTCGCAGTGAAATTTGGTCCTATGGCTGGCGCAACCCCTGGCGCTTCAGCTTCGACCGCCAGACCGGCGACATGTGGATCGCCGATGTGGGTCAGAATGCCGTGGAAGAGGTAAACTTTCAGCCCGCCAGCAGCAAGGGGGGCGAGAACTACGGCTGGCGCATCATGGAAGGTGACCGCTGCTTCAATCCTCCGCAAAACTGCAACCGCGAAGGTCTGGTTATGCCCGTGCTGACCTACACCCACGACCAGGGCCGCTCCATTACCGGGGGGTACCGCTACCGGGGTAACGCCATGCCGGCCTTCAGAGGCACTTATTTCTATGGCGATTACGTGAGTGGGCGCATCTGGGCTGCTACACCCCAGGGCGACCGCTGGCAGAGCCGGGAAGTTCTCAAAACCGACCTGAACATCAGTTCCTTTGGCGAAGACGCCGCCGGCGAGCTGTATGTAATTGACCACCGCGGCACCGTCTACCGCATGGCCCAGCGTTAA
- the glnA gene encoding type I glutamate--ammonia ligase, giving the protein MARTKQDILQELKDHRVRFLRLQFTDILGINKVVELPINQFEKALDGEIMFDGSSIEGFGRTEVEESDMLLKPDYNTFVVYPRELEPTTKGAVARLICDIAYPDGKPFEGDPRQVLKRQVERAQKKGFDNLFVGSEVEFFLFNRSPEGSPTIHTYDRAGYFDLAPTDRGEEARRDMVDMLVALGLQLEAAHHEGAPGQHEIDFKYTDALQAADNLTTFKFVAKRIAINHGLHATFMPKPIAGINGSGLHFHLSLFKNSENAFYEPRGKLEVWPHQLSKTALQFIAGLFEHAEGMAAITNPLVNSYKRLTPGYEAPTSVAWSVSHRSAMIRVPKRRGRGTRAEFRLPDPSCNPYLALAVILGAGLEGIESNLTPPPPIERDVYELSVRDRRKYRVSEMPRTLREALEALQKNRVVRAALGEQLYKDFLNAKQVEWDSYRIAVHQWELDQYLAEY; this is encoded by the coding sequence ATGGCACGAACCAAGCAGGATATTCTGCAAGAGCTAAAAGACCATCGGGTACGCTTCCTGCGCTTGCAGTTCACCGACATTTTGGGCATCAACAAAGTAGTTGAACTCCCGATTAATCAGTTTGAGAAGGCTTTAGACGGCGAGATTATGTTCGATGGTTCCTCCATTGAGGGCTTTGGCCGCACCGAGGTCGAAGAGTCGGACATGCTCTTGAAGCCGGATTACAACACTTTTGTGGTCTATCCAAGAGAACTAGAGCCCACCACCAAAGGTGCCGTAGCTCGCTTAATCTGCGATATTGCTTACCCCGATGGCAAACCTTTTGAGGGTGACCCTCGCCAGGTGCTCAAGCGGCAGGTCGAACGAGCCCAGAAAAAAGGTTTCGACAACCTCTTCGTGGGCAGCGAAGTGGAATTTTTCTTGTTTAATCGCAGCCCCGAAGGCAGCCCGACCATTCACACCTACGACCGGGCAGGCTACTTTGACCTGGCCCCCACCGACAGGGGTGAGGAGGCCCGCCGGGATATGGTAGACATGCTGGTAGCACTGGGGTTGCAGCTCGAGGCCGCCCACCATGAAGGCGCCCCTGGCCAGCACGAAATTGACTTCAAGTACACCGACGCTCTCCAGGCTGCCGACAACCTGACCACCTTTAAGTTTGTGGCCAAGCGCATTGCCATCAACCACGGGCTTCACGCCACCTTCATGCCCAAGCCCATTGCTGGCATTAATGGCTCAGGCCTGCACTTCCACCTGTCGCTGTTCAAAAATAGTGAGAATGCTTTTTATGAGCCCAGGGGGAAGCTCGAGGTCTGGCCCCATCAGCTATCCAAAACCGCCCTACAATTCATCGCTGGCCTCTTCGAGCACGCCGAGGGCATGGCCGCCATCACCAACCCGCTGGTCAACTCCTACAAGCGCCTGACCCCGGGATACGAAGCCCCCACCAGTGTGGCCTGGTCGGTTTCGCACCGCAGCGCCATGATCCGGGTTCCCAAACGGCGTGGCAGGGGCACCCGGGCCGAGTTTCGCCTCCCCGACCCCTCCTGCAACCCCTACCTGGCCCTGGCGGTGATTTTGGGCGCGGGCCTCGAGGGTATCGAAAGCAACCTGACCCCCCCACCCCCCATCGAACGCGACGTATACGAGCTTTCGGTACGGGACAGGCGCAAGTACCGCGTCAGCGAGATGCCCAGAACCCTGCGCGAAGCCCTCGAGGCCCTGCAAAAGAACCGGGTCGTCCGGGCCGCACTGGGCGAGCAGTTATACAAAGATTTCCTCAATGCCAAGCAGGTGGAATGGGACTCCTACCGGATCGCAGTTCACCAATGGGAACTTGATCAGTACCTGGCCGAATACTAA
- a CDS encoding branched-chain amino acid ABC transporter substrate-binding protein, with protein sequence MKKLAILALGVLALGVASAQSNVIKIASVSPLSGPQSGLGTAIQQGAQMAIEDAQARFQQLGFQLQFSPQDDQATPDVGVAVARRIVNDPDLLGIVGHLNSGVAIPASEIYKDTNLVMVSPANTNPRVTDRGYLNVNRICGRDDVQGPVGAEYAVKVLKKNRLFVIHDKTPYGQGLAEAFAARAKELGANVVALVGTEEASNFQPLILQMRAQRPDLVYYGGIYDKGGVLVKQMRERGITATFMGGDGLDASDLVKIAGSASKGVLFTTTAGPISTLPKAAAFAQRYKAKFGKDPEAYAVYAYDAANVILAALEAAIKANNGRKPTREQVARAVREVKLDGLTGRIEFDSKGDRKLSDYYIVGMKEAKYPGEVLRVIQFAPPAARQ encoded by the coding sequence ATGAAAAAGCTCGCAATTCTAGCGCTGGGCGTATTGGCCCTGGGTGTGGCCTCGGCCCAGTCCAACGTCATCAAGATCGCTTCGGTCTCGCCCCTGTCCGGGCCCCAGTCCGGTCTGGGTACCGCCATCCAGCAGGGTGCCCAGATGGCCATAGAGGATGCCCAGGCCCGCTTCCAGCAGCTTGGCTTCCAGCTGCAGTTCAGTCCTCAAGATGACCAGGCCACCCCGGATGTGGGTGTGGCGGTAGCTCGCCGTATCGTTAACGACCCCGACCTGCTGGGCATCGTGGGCCACCTAAACTCGGGTGTGGCCATTCCCGCCTCGGAGATTTACAAAGACACCAACCTGGTCATGGTCTCCCCCGCCAACACCAACCCCCGCGTTACCGACCGCGGTTACTTGAACGTCAACCGCATCTGCGGGCGCGACGACGTGCAGGGCCCGGTGGGCGCCGAGTACGCCGTGAAGGTGCTCAAGAAAAACCGCCTGTTTGTGATCCACGATAAAACCCCCTACGGCCAGGGCCTGGCCGAAGCCTTCGCGGCCCGCGCCAAGGAGCTGGGTGCTAACGTAGTGGCCCTGGTAGGCACCGAGGAAGCCTCCAACTTCCAGCCCCTCATCCTGCAGATGCGCGCCCAACGCCCCGACCTGGTCTACTACGGTGGCATCTACGACAAGGGTGGCGTGCTGGTCAAGCAGATGCGTGAGCGCGGCATCACCGCCACCTTCATGGGCGGCGACGGTCTGGACGCTTCCGACCTGGTCAAGATTGCTGGTAGCGCTTCGAAGGGTGTGCTGTTCACCACCACCGCTGGCCCCATCAGCACCCTGCCCAAGGCTGCTGCCTTTGCCCAGCGCTACAAGGCCAAGTTCGGCAAAGACCCCGAGGCCTATGCCGTGTACGCCTACGACGCGGCCAATGTGATTCTGGCTGCCCTCGAGGCTGCCATCAAGGCCAACAACGGCCGCAAACCCACCCGTGAGCAGGTGGCCCGTGCGGTGCGCGAGGTCAAGCTGGACGGCCTGACCGGTCGCATCGAGTTCGATAGCAAGGGAGATCGCAAGCTCTCCGACTACTACATCGTGGGCATGAAAGAAGCCAAATACCCCGGCGAAGTGCTGCGCGTGATTCAGTTCGCGCCCCCAGCCGCTCGCCAGTAA